The genomic interval GAGGTTGTTGAGATCCCCCTTGACCAGGGATAGTCGTTGAATAAGGcataatttgattgaaatttccAAGTTTGTCGTTACCTATCGGAAGTAACGACTATGTTCCTATACTCCTCTGCGATTCTCACAGAGTCATATACAATTGATTAGGATACGTATCGAATATACCTGTCTCACGACCTGTATGATTGGTAATGGTAAGCTGTGTGGAGGCCGAAAGGGTAATATTGCGCAAATGATCGACCAATTTGGAGTACTGACGAGCTTTCTAATCACCTCAATAATATTGAAAGTGTATAATTGGTTTATCTGGGATGTTTCAAGTTGTATGTTGGTGTAACAAGTATAATATATAGATGAGGTGATCATAGATCTATCACCTGTTGTTTGTAATCACTAATTCCGGATCTGAAAGAGTCGGCTCAAAACATTCAAATTGCCCGATCAGGAAATATTGATCAGTCAGTCACTGGGTATgttatcattatcactATACGGCACGTCTATGCTCGTACTCCCGTCTTAAGCTTGGCGAGCGTTCCTTGTTGTGATGATGCAATGTGACAATCCAACCCGAAATAAGGCAGGACGATATTGTGATCTTTTCAATCGTAAGATTTCCATAACATCAGGAATTAAAAGcgtaaagaagaaaggatattaGAAAGGAATGGAATAGATAAGATACGGGGTGTCAGGTTTTAGATAACTAGCTAGTCATTGAATTGgtaaaagaaaatggagGTATATTTCACAATAAAAAGACCTTTTGGAAAAGCGTTCTCAGTCTGTCTATCCGCCCAGAAAAAATCCCTTATTCTGTTTTTCTTCGATTATTCAAGCCAATCTAGTATTCAccctcttcctcttcaacatcGACAGAGTCGATTCCAACTTCCTCGTAATCTTTCTCCAAAGCTGCCAAGTCTTCTCGTGCCTCAGagaattcaccttcttccataCCTTCACCAACGTACTATCATGAGGAATCAGCAACAGCTCGTTGTAAACAGTTTACGGAATATACTCACCCAGTGGACGAATGCTCGCTTAGAGTAGAGCAAGTCGAATTTGTTGTCGAGACGAGCCCATGCAGTAGCGATGGAGGTAGTGTTGGAAAGCATACAAAGGGATCGCGAGACTTTGGCGAGATCACCACCTGGAACGAGAGCAGGAGGTTCGTTACAGATACCAAGTTTGAAACCAGTAGGACACCAGTCGACGAATTGGATGGTACGCTTGGTTCGGACGTTGGCGACAGCGGCGTTGACATCCTTGGGGACAACATCTCCTCGGTAAAGTAAACAACAGGCCATGTATTTTCCTTGTCTAGGGTCACATTTGACCATCTGGTTGTTGGACTCGAAACAAGAGATGGTCATCTCAGATACGGAGTTGGATTCGTGGAAGGCTAAGCCCAATGTCAGTCATGTCTTTGTGCAACCTCCCTGCGTGACTCACCCTTCTCAGCGGATACGACTGGGGCGTAGGTGGCGAGAGGGAAATGGATTCGAGGGAATCTATAACAAAGTTAGCTTGTTGACTGCCAAGCATGAAGTGCGGTTTTTACTCACGGTACCAAGTTAGTTTGGAATTCGTTCAAATCGACGTTAAGGGAACCATCGAATCTAAGAGAAGCAGTGATGGACGATACGACTTGAGCGATCAATCTGTTAAGGTTTGTGAACGATGGGGAGGTGATACCCAAGTTTCTTCGGCAGATGTCATATATGCTGCGTTTAGGTGTTAGCTCAGAGTCGATAAACCTGCTAATAGATCAATAACTCACGCTTCGTTGTCAACCATGAATGAACAATCAGAGTGTTCAAGGGTGGTGTGGGTTGTCAAGACGGAGTTGTAAGGTTCAACGACAGAAGTAGACATCTTGGGGGCGGGGTAGACAGAGAATTCGAGTTTGGATTTCTTTCCGTAATCAGTTGAAAGTCTTTCCATCAAAAGAGCTCCGAAACCTGAACCTGTTCCACCACCGAAAGAGTGGAAGACGAAGAAACCTTGAAGACCTGAACAGTTATCGGCGAGTTTTCGAACTTGATCAAGTACGTTGTCAACAAGCTCTTTTCCAATGGTGTAGTGACCACGAGCGTCTTCAATCGGTCCCGAAGTTAGCTTTAGTTCCTGTGGCgcaaatcaaaatgaaagcTCACAATTGTTCGCagcatcttctttaccagTGATCATAGTTTCAGGGTGGAAAAGACTTCGGTAAGTACCAGTTCTAACTTCATCAACTACATTTGGTTCGAGATCAACGTAGAGAGATCTTGGAACATGTTTTCCACTACCGGTCTCAGAGAAGAAAGTAGAGAATCCATCATCACCACCGTGAGGAGAACCCTCAATGAGTCTTCCATCGGGCTGTCGTCCACTAAGTCAGTCAAGCTGGAAGGAACAGCAAATAACAGATACTTACGCTCAAACCGTGTTCCAGGGTGTAAAGCTCCCAACAAGCATTACCGATTTGAACACCTATCAAAACCTTGAATAaacatcctcttcatcactcCAGAGACTTTTACATACCAGCTTGACCAACGTGAACCTGAGAGCCAAGATATGTTAGTCACATCGTATATGTCGACGAGGAGTGATATCTGACTCACACTGATAACCTCTCGCATTTTGCTTTATTGCTGTTTGATTGGAATTTGAAAGGGTTAGTTAtcgaaaagaagaaataagTCGACTATGAATAATTGTTTTGTTTGAACATTGAGTGATAGAGCAGCAATGAGTGAGAGATGCGATATAGATAACATATATTGAATGTTGAATGTGAATATCGAAAGAGTATTTATTGTTTGAAAAGGGGATTGTGCGTTGATGATCCACAAATTATTAGCTTTGTCCGTCTGACCTCAACTCGCGCGAACGTAGTCTCAATTATGACTTACACAGAAAAGGACTGACAGGTGTTGTTCAAGAGAGTTGAGATTGATGGTGTGGTCGATGATAAGGAATGTCAATagttgaattgaataaagTATAATCGATAGAAGTGAGGgattaatttcttttgttaGTTTACTTGTTGTTAGACGTGGTTGACGCGCCCAACGACTTAGCCCTTTTAAGACGCGCTCAACACCATTACTCAAAACCACGCTTGGACCTATTACTTCCGGACCTATACGGCATTTCATATCATGTGGCACTCAGTGAGAATCGTATATTACGTATGCATCATGCAGATATCTGTCTCGTTTCATACCCCTATTTCGCCTGCTCTCGACCTTGCTTCTACACAACACATCGCAAGATCCCGCAGGGGGCTATCGAGAAGCACATATGCCTCTTAGCTTGACGCCCTTCTCGCTTTGACCTTGAAGTCCGCCCCTCGTCCACCAGGAGTGCGTCTATCTATAGCTATCCATATAAGTCCTGATGCTTCATCTCTATTTTGGGATGATCATTCAGCAGCGTTGCAGCAACCAGTTCCGCCAATCCGCAAGCACTCTTTGACGTTTCTCATCATCCGCTTCATCAATACCGACCTTCATCATAACTGTGGGGAACGTTTTTCAGTGTACACTAAACGAAAAGTTTTGATAAATGACACTAACTATGTTCGTACCCGTCGTATATTTGTATTTCCTTGTCTGT from Kwoniella pini CBS 10737 chromosome 4, complete sequence carries:
- a CDS encoding tubulin alpha-1A chain; this translates as MREVISVHVGQAGVQIGNACWELYTLEHGLSPDGRLIEGSPHGGDDGFSTFFSETGSGKHVPRSLYVDLEPNVVDEVRTGTYRSLFHPETMITGKEDAANNYARGHYTIGKELVDNVLDQVRKLADNCSGLQGFFVFHSFGGGTGSGFGALLMERLSTDYGKKSKLEFSVYPAPKMSTSVVEPYNSVLTTHTTLEHSDCSFMVDNEAIYDICRRNLGITSPSFTNLNRLIAQVVSSITASLRFDGSLNVDLNEFQTNLVPFPRIHFPLATYAPVVSAEKAFHESNSVSEMTISCFESNNQMVKCDPRQGKYMACCLLYRGDVVPKDVNAAVANVRTKRTIQFVDWCPTGFKLGICNEPPALVPGGDLAKVSRSLCMLSNTTSIATAWARLDNKFDLLYSKRAFVHWYVGEGMEEGEFSEAREDLAALEKDYEEVGIDSVDVEEEEGEY